GCAGGTCGGTGGCCTTCCCCTTGCCCTCGTCGCCCCACTGGGCGCCGAGCACGACGATCGCGGGCATCTCAGCCCTCCTCTGTCTTCGGCATCACTGGAATGCACCGAGCCCCGGCACAAGGCGCCGGGGCTCTTGCGACGCCACGCTACCGCACCCCTCGGCTAGGGTCCGGTCGTGCGATCCCTTCTCGTCATCACGAACGCCGAGGCCGGCACCTCCGACGAGGCGCGGCTGGCACAGGCCCTCGACGCCCTGCGGGACAAGGCGTCGGTCGAGGTCGCCAAGACCTCCAACCCCGGCGAGCTCGACGGCGTGCTCCACCGTGCGGGCGGACGTACGGTCGTGGTGGCCGGCGGCGACGGCAGCCTCCACGCGGTCGTGACCGCGCTCCACAAGCGCCGTGAGCTCGACCAGGCGACCCTCGCCCTGCTGCCGATGGGCACCGGCAACGACTTCGCCCGCGGCAACGACATCCCGCTCGACATCGAGGACGCGGCGCGCCTGGTGCTCTCCGGGGAGCCCCGCCCGGTCGACCTCATCGTCGACGAGACCGGCAACGTCGTGGTCAACAACGTGCACGTCGGCGTCGGCGCGCAGGCCAGCCGCAAGGGCCACAAGTGGAAGTCGCGGCTGGGCGCCGTCGGGGTGGGCAAGGCCAACCTCGGCAAGCTCGGCTACCCCATCGGGGCGCTGCTCTCGGCGTTCGACCCACCCGCCTGGCGCCTGCACGTCGAGGTCGACGGAGAGGTCGTCAACGACGTCGACCGGCCCGTGCTGATGGTCGCCATCGGCAACGGCGCCAAGGTCGGCGGTGGCACCGACGTCAACCCCGACGCCGACACCGAGGACGGCCTCCTCGACGTGATGGTCAGCCGCGCGGTCGGACCGAGCGCCAAGCTGGGCTACGTCCTGCGGCTGCGCAAGGGCGAGCACGACGAGCGCGACGACGTGCTCACCCTGCGG
The sequence above is drawn from the Nocardioides sp. zg-1228 genome and encodes:
- a CDS encoding YegS/Rv2252/BmrU family lipid kinase; the protein is MRSLLVITNAEAGTSDEARLAQALDALRDKASVEVAKTSNPGELDGVLHRAGGRTVVVAGGDGSLHAVVTALHKRRELDQATLALLPMGTGNDFARGNDIPLDIEDAARLVLSGEPRPVDLIVDETGNVVVNNVHVGVGAQASRKGHKWKSRLGAVGVGKANLGKLGYPIGALLSAFDPPAWRLHVEVDGEVVNDVDRPVLMVAIGNGAKVGGGTDVNPDADTEDGLLDVMVSRAVGPSAKLGYVLRLRKGEHDERDDVLTLRGKSVKVSGDEFWLSADGEISGPERTRSWRLERGAYTMILPR